In Callospermophilus lateralis isolate mCalLat2 chromosome 4, mCalLat2.hap1, whole genome shotgun sequence, one genomic interval encodes:
- the Golt1b gene encoding vesicle transport protein GOT1B: MISLTDTQKIGMGLTGFGVFFLFFGMILFFDKALLAIGNVLFVAGLAFVIGLERTFRFFFQKHKMKATGFFLGGVFVVLIGWPLIGMIFEIYGFFLLFRGFFPVVVGFIRRVPVLGSLLNLPGIRSFVDKVGESNNMV, from the exons ATGATCTCCTTAACGGACACCCAGA AAATTGGAATGGGATTAACAGGATTTGGAGTGTTTTTCCTGTTCTTTGGAATGATTCTCTTTTTTGACAAAGCACTACTGGCTATTGGAAAT gTTTTATTTGTGGCTGGTTTGGCTTTTGTAATTGGTTTAGAAAGAACATTCAGATTCTTCTTCCAAAAACATAAAATGAAAGCTACAGGATTTTTCCTAGGTGGTGTATTTGTAGTCCTTATTGGTTGGCCTTTGATAGGCATGATCTTCGAAATTTATGGATTCTTTCTCTTGTTCAG GGGCTTCTTTCCTGTggttgttggctttattagaagagTGCCAGTGCTTGGATCCCTCTTAAATTTACCTGGAATTAGATCA